The following coding sequences lie in one Musa acuminata AAA Group cultivar baxijiao chromosome BXJ3-1, Cavendish_Baxijiao_AAA, whole genome shotgun sequence genomic window:
- the LOC135587068 gene encoding uncharacterized protein LOC135587068 isoform X2 → MFSGCSVSSLAAKFTFFPPDPPTYSVKKDDSGRLVASGVPRDHSMDVLLLDTKHGTKLVAFYLKNPCARLTVLYSHGNAADLGQLYDLFVQLKVNLRVNLMGYDYSGYGASTGKPSEYNTYADIEAVYQCLQTEYGVGQEDLILYGQSVGSGPTLHLAAHLLRLRGIVLHSAILSGLRVVCHVKFSFCFDIYKNIDKIKKVKCPVFVIHDLTGWCEHLHIQRSLSILIHWVPKMM, encoded by the exons ATGTTCTCGGGGTGCTCGGTTTCGAGTCTGGCGGCGAAGTTCACCTTCTTCCCGCCCGACCCACCTACTTACAGCGTGAAGAAAGACGACAGCGGGCGGCTGGTGGCATCTGGCGTCCCAAGGGACCATTCTATGGATGTCCTGCTGCTGGACACCAAGCACGGGACCAAGCTTGTCGCATTTTATTTGAAGAACCCCTGTGCCAGGCTCACGGTGCTATACTCACACGGCAATGCTGCAGATCTGGGGCAGCTCTATGATCTCTTCGTGCAGCTTAAGGTCAACCTGAGGGTTAATCTGATGGG ATATGACTATTCAGGATATGGAGCATCTACTGGTAAG CCAAGCGAATACAACACATATGCAGACATCGAGGCAGTGTACCAGTGTCTGCAGACAGAATATGGAGTCGGTCAGGAAGATTTGATCTTGTATGGCCAATCTGTCGGTAGCGGTCCCACATTGCATTTGGCAGCTCACTTGCTGAGACTGCGAGGCATAGTACTTCACAGTGCTATACTGTCAGGACTTCGTGTGGTTTGCCATGTCAAATTCTCGTTCTGCTTTGACATTTATAAA AACATTGACAAAATTAAAAAGGTCAAGTGcccagtttttgtaattcat GATTTGACTGGTTGGTGTGAGCACCTCCATATACAAAGATCCCTTTCAATACTTATCCACTG